One region of Skermanella mucosa genomic DNA includes:
- a CDS encoding phosphoglycerate kinase has product MSGFKTLDDYQFDGKTVLVRADLNVPMKDGAVSDTTRIDRLAPTLTELSKAGAKVVVLSHFGRPKGGPDPKYSLQPVVDAVSKAVGQKVAFAPDCVGPQAREALAKLHGGSIIVMENLRFHPEEEKNDPGFAKQLAELGDIYVNDAFSAAHRAHASTEALARLLPNAAGRLMEAELKALTLALENPERPVAAVVGGAKISTKLDLLGNLVRRVNLLALGGGMANTFLYARGTAVGASLCEKDMAEQAREIMAIAEQAGCEILLPRDAIVAKEFKAGAESQVVAIDQVPADSMILDVGPATVEYVTLKLQGCRTVVWNGPLGAFETRPFDAGTNAVAGSVAALTKAGRVLSVAGGGDTVAALAAAGVEDAFTYVSAAGGAFLEWLEGKDLPGVAALKG; this is encoded by the coding sequence ATGAGCGGCTTCAAAACCCTTGATGACTACCAGTTCGACGGCAAGACCGTCCTGGTCCGGGCCGACCTGAACGTGCCCATGAAGGACGGCGCGGTTTCGGACACGACGCGCATCGACCGGCTGGCTCCGACCCTGACGGAGCTGTCGAAGGCCGGCGCCAAGGTGGTCGTGCTGTCCCACTTCGGCCGGCCCAAGGGCGGCCCGGATCCGAAATATTCGCTCCAGCCCGTAGTCGACGCGGTTTCCAAGGCGGTCGGCCAGAAGGTCGCCTTCGCGCCGGACTGCGTCGGGCCTCAGGCCAGGGAGGCGCTCGCCAAGCTCCATGGCGGCTCCATCATCGTGATGGAGAATCTCCGCTTCCATCCGGAGGAGGAGAAGAACGATCCCGGCTTCGCGAAGCAACTCGCCGAGCTGGGCGACATCTATGTCAACGACGCCTTCTCCGCCGCCCACCGCGCCCACGCCTCGACCGAGGCGCTGGCCCGCCTGCTGCCCAACGCCGCCGGCCGCCTGATGGAGGCCGAGCTGAAGGCGCTGACGCTGGCGCTGGAGAATCCCGAGCGCCCGGTCGCCGCCGTTGTCGGCGGCGCCAAGATCTCCACCAAGCTGGACCTGCTTGGCAACCTGGTGCGCCGGGTCAACCTGCTGGCGCTGGGCGGCGGCATGGCCAACACTTTCCTCTATGCCCGTGGCACCGCGGTCGGCGCCTCGCTGTGCGAGAAGGACATGGCCGAGCAGGCGCGCGAGATCATGGCGATCGCCGAGCAGGCGGGATGCGAGATCCTGCTGCCGCGCGACGCCATCGTCGCGAAGGAGTTCAAGGCCGGCGCCGAGAGCCAGGTGGTGGCGATCGACCAGGTGCCCGCCGACTCCATGATCCTGGATGTCGGCCCGGCCACGGTCGAGTACGTGACCCTGAAGCTCCAGGGCTGCCGCACGGTAGTCTGGAACGGCCCGCTCGGCGCGTTCGAGACCCGGCCGTTCGACGCCGGGACCAATGCGGTGGCCGGCAGCGTCGCCGCGCTGACCAAGGCGGGCCGGGTCCTGAGCGTGGCCGGCGGCGGCGACACCGTGGCGGCCCTGGCCGCGGCCGGCGTCGAGGATGCCTTCACCTATGTCTCGGCCGCCGGCGGCGCCTTCCTGGAATGGCTGGAAGGCAAGGACCTGCCGGGCGTCGCGGCGCTCAAGGGCTGA
- a CDS encoding class I SAM-dependent methyltransferase, which produces MIGPAGRAAYALSQTARISWFFGQYLLAAKLDGRAVPKDRVPAGLKTPDRATILADLRALMRRDFANIDAGYYRMPHDMVEPPRKVLRDAVRFFQDLPEVRRRRRGRIATEVFEERRAEGAKLPRYYMQNFHYQTDGYLSDHSAELYDHQVEVLFGGGADAMRRQALVPLHHHFRERRVSECRLLDVACGTGRFLTFVKDNYPRLDVTALDLSPNYLRQARRLLSPWSRTRFVQAAAEGIPAPDGTFDAVTCIYLFHELPRKVRAAAAAEMARVLKRDGILVFVETLQKGDRPDYDGLLDLFPLAFYEPYYDDYIRQDIGALFSEAGLEVVETTLAFMSKVVVLRKR; this is translated from the coding sequence ATGATCGGACCGGCAGGACGCGCGGCCTATGCCCTCAGCCAGACCGCCCGCATCTCGTGGTTCTTCGGGCAGTACCTCCTGGCGGCCAAGCTTGACGGCCGGGCCGTTCCCAAGGACCGGGTACCGGCCGGGCTGAAGACGCCGGACCGGGCGACCATCCTTGCGGACCTGCGGGCGCTGATGCGCCGCGACTTCGCCAACATCGACGCGGGCTATTACCGCATGCCCCACGACATGGTGGAGCCGCCGCGCAAAGTGCTGCGCGACGCGGTCCGCTTCTTCCAGGACCTGCCGGAGGTACGGCGGCGGCGGCGCGGCCGGATCGCCACCGAGGTCTTCGAGGAGCGGCGGGCGGAGGGCGCGAAGCTGCCGCGCTATTATATGCAGAACTTCCACTACCAGACCGACGGCTATCTCAGCGACCACTCGGCGGAACTGTACGACCATCAGGTGGAGGTACTGTTCGGCGGCGGCGCGGACGCGATGCGCCGGCAGGCGCTGGTGCCGCTCCACCACCATTTCCGGGAGCGCCGGGTCTCCGAGTGCAGGCTTCTGGACGTGGCCTGCGGCACGGGGCGCTTCCTGACCTTCGTGAAGGACAATTACCCCCGGCTGGACGTCACGGCCCTGGACCTGAGCCCGAACTACCTTCGCCAGGCCCGGCGACTGCTCAGCCCCTGGTCCCGCACCCGGTTCGTCCAGGCCGCGGCGGAAGGCATACCCGCCCCGGACGGGACCTTCGACGCGGTCACCTGCATCTACCTGTTCCACGAACTGCCCCGCAAGGTGCGGGCCGCCGCCGCGGCCGAGATGGCGCGGGTGCTGAAGCGGGACGGCATCCTGGTGTTCGTCGAAACCCTTCAGAAGGGCGACCGGCCGGATTACGACGGCCTGCTGGACCTGTTCCCGCTGGCCTTCTACGAACCTTACTACGACGACTACATCCGGCAGGACATCGGCGCGCTGTTCTCCGAAGCCGGCCTTGAAGTCGTCGAAACCACGCTGGCGTTCATGTCCAAGGTGGTGGTATTGCGCAAGCGGTGA